A genomic stretch from Maniola jurtina chromosome 26, ilManJurt1.1, whole genome shotgun sequence includes:
- the LOC123878311 gene encoding zinc finger protein 345-like isoform X2 encodes MEHRVIMKAEGSGDSLSVDEDMEEIQENGNSAANVKDEFASNKENFSDDTIAYEAKLLDDTLYEALERKRAYLRHRNMHLQNGAGDGECDTSQVCKPHTAVSSSHSSLITENKEAIQKLIEDLQPATDLAETSVAHLPTSFATNNAVEVFPPEDVNTTVSYQHKRLPDSNPIKSNPSACMRPLLDIGLSTSAPPNTVLRLPHPPAPRHLQVVGPAGWRSLPDCYVKLYDIFSEKVTARHDPLQMKTRTAVRPFDNQNIASNDSSYQPAMIKPYTHCSLWIKQEVDVNNQSVDSKLLVNCVVKLYDIFKRQDESLIKTRKAVRFCDGQNILSKNSSYQAARQRRVRSTGCIRPSNNRRKEMASFTCDICRKVCKRKSILVKHKKTHAEVKPLTCEICQYKCKYQSCLTKHMRTHTVEKPYLCKICDYKCETNCKLLKHLRTYHGEKCFVCDICQFKAKFKCNLIHHMRTHTGERPYVCKICSKKFSRSDHLVNHVATHTGARPYSCSLCKYATADKYYLRCHMKIHTGERPYSCDLCKFKCREKYQLAPHMRIHTNEKRISCELCQFTTHFKESLVRHMRIHSGVRPHSCSICGFKFAAKSHLNRHIKTHSDERPHSCNLCKYKCKDKQYLVIHMRTHSGEKPYTCECCGNRFATTCSLLAHKRLHTGEKPYYCDICNSKFARKGDLDAHIKTHTGEKPFACKLCEYKCIKNGDLVRHMRKHTGEKPQSCEICHKKFARLKPHMRTHTGEQPYSCKICNKKFTLKGNLDCHIKIHTGEKPYCCKLCDYKCISNSDLKKHIRTHTGEKPYSCMFCDYKCATNSYLVKHIRTHTRE; translated from the exons ATGGAACACCGAGTTATCATGAAAGCTGAAGGAAGTGGTGACTCTTTGTCGGTTGATGAAGATATGGAAGAAATACAAGAAAATGGCAATAGTGCAGCCAATGTCAAAGATGAGTTCGCTTCTAACAAAGAAAACTTTTCTGATGATACCATAGCGTATGAAGCTAAACTTCTGGATGATACTCTGTATGAAGCTCTTGAGAGGAAACGTGCATACTTGCGACATAGAAACATGCATCTCCAG AACGGTGCTGGTGATGGTGAATGTGACACATCACAAGTATGCAAGCCTCATACAGCTGTGAGCTCCTCACACTCTTCACTCATCACTGAGAACAA GGAAGCCATTCAAAAGCTGATCGAAGACCTCCAGCCTGCCACAGACTTAGCTGAGACTTCAG TCGCTCATCTGCCCACAAGTTTTGCAACAAATAATGCTGTAGAAGTGTTTCCACCTGAAGACGTCAATACGACCGTCAGCTACCAACACAAAAGATTACCAGATTCCAATCCAATCAAATCTAacccatcagcctgtatgcgtccactgctggacataggcctttccacgagcgcgccaccaaacacggtcctccgccttcctcatccacctgctccccgccaccttcaggtcgtcggtccagcgggctggaggtcgttaCCTGATTGTTATGTCAAATTATATGATATATTTTCCGAAAAAGTTACAGCAAGACATGATCCATTGCAGATGAAAACACGAACAGCTGTTAGGCCTTTTGACAACCAGAATATTGCGTCTAACGATTCAAGTTATCAGCCAGCAATGATTAAACCATATACCCACTGTAGTCTTTGGATTAAGCAAGAAGTTGACGTTAACAACCAATCAGTTGATAGCAAGTTATTAGTAAATTGTGTAGTCAAATTGTATGATATTTTCAAAAGGCAAGATGAGTCACTGATTAAAACTCGAAAAGCTGTAAGATTTTGTGATGGTCAGAATATATTGTCAAAAAATTCCAGTTATCAAGCAGCAAGGCAGAGAAGAGTCCGTTCAACAGGATGCATTAGACCAAGCAATAATAGGAGGAAAGAAATGGCATCATTCACTTGTGATATTTGTCGAAAAGTGTGTAAACGAAAAAGTATCTTAGTCAAACACAAAAAGACTCACGCTGAAGTAAAACCATTAACTTGCGAGATTTGCCAatacaaatgtaaatatcaAAGTTGTTTGACGAAgcatatgagaactcacactgttGAAAAACCGTATTTGTGTAAgatatgcgattacaaatgtgaaaCAAATTGTAAACTATTAAAGCACCTGAGAACTTACCATGGTGAAAAGTGTTTCGTATGCGATATTTGCCAATTCAAAGCtaaatttaaatgtaatttgaTTCAtcatatgagaactcacactggcgaaaggCCATATGTTTGTAAAATATGCAGTAAAAAGTTTTCACGAAGTGATCATTTAGTAAACCATGTGGCAACTCACACTGGTGCAAGACCATATTCTTGTAGTTTATGCAAGTATGCGACTGCAGACAAATATTATTTACGCTGCCACATGAAAATTCACACTGGTGAACGACCATATTCTTGTGATTTATGCAAATTTAAATGTAGAGAAAAATATCAGTTAGCCCCTCATATGAGAATTCACACTAATGAGAAGCGTATTTCGTGCGAGCTTTGCCAGTTCACAACTCATTTTAAAGAAAGTTTAGTTCGCCACATGAGAATTCACTCTGGTGTTAGGCCCCATTCTTGTTCTATCTGCGGCTTCAAGTTTGCTGCAAAATCTCATTTAAATCGCCACATAAAGACACACTCTGATGAAAGACCACATTCTTGTAATTTAtgcaaatataaatgtaaaGATAAGCAGTATTTAGTtattcacatgagaactcactctGGTGAAAAGCCATATACTTGCGAGTGTTGCGGCAATAGATTTGCAACAACTTGTAGTTTATTGGCGCACAAGAGATTACACACTGGCGAGAAGCCTTATTATTGTGATATATGTAATAGCAAATTTGCACGAAAAGGTGATTTAGACGCACACATCAAAACTCATACCGGTGAAAAgccattcgcttgtaagttatgtgagtataaatgtataaaaaatggTGATTTAGTTAGGCACATGAGAAAGcatactggtgaaaaaccacAGTCTTGTGAGATATGTCATAAAAAATTTGCACGACTTAAACCgcatatgagaactcacacgggcgAACAGCCATATTCTTGTAAAATTTGCAATAAGAAATTTACATTAAAAGGTAACTTGGATTGCCACATAAAAATTCATACTGGTGAAAAACCGTATTGTTGTAAGTTATGTGATTACAAATGTATATCAAATAGTGATTTAAAAAAGCATATAAGGACacacactggtgaaaagccgTATTCTTGTATGTTTTGTGACTATAAATGTGCAACAAATAGTTATTTAGTGAAGCACATAAGAACTCACACTAGAGAATAG